A genomic stretch from Hemicordylus capensis ecotype Gifberg chromosome 5, rHemCap1.1.pri, whole genome shotgun sequence includes:
- the ATF4 gene encoding cyclic AMP-dependent transcription factor ATF-4, translating to MSFSNTEMMLGDSLSPFNQPCLVAEEGLGFLDDYLEVAKNLSSHGFSSDKAKVGFSDWLTVDSLNNATDNSQEDAFSGMDWMVEKMDLKEFDFDTLLGIDDLEATVSPDELMATLEDTHDLFDPPIEEIPNKETPLISEPITHSIKSPGADQVSPLTPLLSLPLSPESLTSTADHSFSLELGSEVDVLEGDRKTEAHILVVMIPKCEREDEAHSDNDSGICMSPESYLGSPQQSPATSVSSLSDGQSATALHEGSERPKPYDRPAEKVVSAKVKGEKRVDKKLKKMEQNKTAATRYRQKKKAEQEAISGECRELEQKNETLREKVDSLSKEIQYLKDLIEEVRKAKGKKVKAPE from the exons ATGAGCTTCTCAAACACAGAGATGATGTTGGGGGACTCCCTGTCCCCCTTCAACCAGCCGTGTTTGGTGGCTGAGGAAGGTTTGGGATTCTTAGATGACTACCTGGAGGTGGCCAAGAACCTCAGTTCTCATGGGTTCTCCAGCGACAAGGCTAAAGTGGGCTTCTCCGATTGGCTGACTGTGGATAGTTTGAACAATGCCACAGACAACAGCCAGG AGGATGCCTTCTCTGGCATGGATTGGATGGTGGAGAAGATGGATCTGAAGGAGTTTGACTTTGATACACTATTGGGTATTGATGACCTGGAAGCCACCGTCTCCCCAGATGAGCTCATGGCCACGTTGGAAGACACACATGATCTATTTGACCCTCCCATTGAAGAAATTCCCAACAAAGAAACGCCACTGATATCAGAACCAATTACCCATTCCATTAAATCTCCTGGGGCAGACCAGGTATCCCCATTGACCCCCTTGTTGTCACTTCCCCTCTCTCCAGAGTCACTGACTTCCACTGCAGACCATTCTTTCAGCTTAGAATTAGGCAGTGAAGTAGATGTTCTTGAAGGAGACAGGAAAACTGAAGCCCATATCTTGGTGGTGATGATTCCCAAGTGTGAGAGAGAGGATGAAGCACACTCTGACAATGACAGTGGAATATGTATGAGCCCAGAATCTTATTTGGGGTCACCCCAGCAAAGTCCTGCAACTTCTGTTAGTTCCCTCAGTGATGGCCAGTCAGCCACAGCTCTGCATGAAGGCTCTGAGCGGCCCAAGCCTTACGATCGCCCTGCAGAGAAGGTAGTGTCAGCAAAGGTGAAGGGAGAAAAGAGAGTagacaagaaactgaagaagaTGGAGCAAAACAAGACGGCAGCTACACGTTATCGGCAGAAGAAAAAGGCAGAGCAAGAGGCTATATCAGGAGAGTGTAGAGAACTAGAGCAGAAGAATGAAACCCTGAGGGAGAAAGTAGATTCATTGAGTAAAGAAATTCAGTATTTAAAAGATCTGATTGAAGAGGTCCGCAAAGCCAAGGGTAAAAAAGTTAAAGCCCCAGAATAG
- the LOC128326358 gene encoding mitochondrial dynamics protein MID51 codes for MAGAGERKGKKDDNGIGTAIDFVLSNARLVLGVGGAAMLGIATLAVKRMYDRAISAPTSPTRLSQSGKRSWEEPSWLGSSSRLLNPDMKTNLSRSLQTLPTDSSSFETDSVKSVRHKSSMKKSQVELKKSRLRMSLQEKLFAYYRRKVAIPAEEQARAKQAAVDICAELRGFLRAKLPDMPLREMYLSGSLCDDLQVVTADHIQLIVPLVLEQNLWSCIPGEDTIMNIPGFCLVRRENPEYFPRGSSYWDRCVVGGYLSPRAVADTFEKVVAGSINWPAIGTLLDYVIRPAAPLESLTLEVQYETDRHLLIDFLPSVTLGDSVLVAKPHRLAQYDNLWRLSLRPAETARLRALDQADSGCRSLCLKILKAICKLNPALGHLSASQLTNVILYLTQEETDWSQDVLADRFLQALRGLIGYLEAGVLPSALNPKVNLFSELTPEEVDELGYTLYCSLSEPEVLLQT; via the exons ATGGCAGGCGCAGGAGAGCGCAAAGGCAAGAAGGATGACAACGGCATCGGAACGGCCATTGACTTTGTGCTGTCCAATGCTCGGCTCGTGCTGGGTGTGGGAGGTGCTGCCATGCTGGGGATTGCCACTTTGGCTGTCAAACGG ATGTATGACCGGGCAATCAGTGCCCCCACCAGTCCTACCCGCTTGAGCCAGTCAGGAAAGAGAAGCTGGGAAGAGCCAAGCTGGCTTGGTTCATCATCACGGTTGTTGAACCCAGATATGAAGACTAATCTTAGCCGTTCTCTGCAGACTCTTCCCACTGACTCTTCGAGTTTTGAAACAG ACTCAGTCAAATCCGTAAGGCATAAATCATCTATGAAGAAAAGCCAGGTGGAGCTCAAAAAGTCGCGCCTCCGAATGTCCTTGCAAGAGAAGCTCTTTGCCTACTACCGAAGGAAGGTGGCCATCCCAGCCGAAGAGCAAGCTCGGGCCAAGCAGGCTGCCGTGGATATCTGCGCTGAGCTGCGTGGCTTTCTCCGTGCCAAGCTGCCAGACATGCCACTGCGAGAAATGTACCTGAGTGGGAGCCTCTGTGATGACCTGCAG GTTGTGACAGCTGATCACATCCAGCTCATTGTTCCTCTGGTGCTGGAGCAGAACCTGTGGTCATGCATTCCAGGTGAAGACACCATCATGAACATCCCTGGCTTCTGCCTGGTACGTCGGGAAAACCCCGAATACTTCCCTCGAGGCAGCAGCTACTGGGACCGCTGCGTAGTGGGGGGTTACCTCTCACCCAGGGCTGTGGCCGATACCTTTGAGAAAGTAGTGGCTGGCTCTATCAACTGGCCAGCTATTGGAACCCTTCTAGATTATGTGATCCGTCCAGCAGCGCCCCTGGAATCTCTAACACTAGAGGTCCAGTATGAAACAGACCGGCACCTCCTAATAGACTTCTTGCCCTCCGTGACACTAGGGGACTCTGTGCTGGTGGCCAAACCACACCGACTGGCCCAGTATGACAACCTATGGCGACTCAGCCTCCGGCCAGCGGAGACAGCTCGCCTACGAGCCTTAGACCAGGCGGACTCTGGCTGCCGTTCCTTGTGCCTCAAGATCCTGAAGGCCATATGCAAGTTGAACCCTGCGCTGGGCCACCTTTCTGCCAGCCAACTCACCAATGTCATATTGTACCTGACCCAGGAGGAGACTGACTGGTCACAAGATGTGCTTGCTGACCGTTTTCTGCAGGCATTGAGAGGACTGATAGGCTATTTGGAGGCGGGGGTTCTTCCCAGCGCTCTGAATCCAAAGGTGAACTTGTTTTCGGAGCttactcctgaggaagtggatgaGTTGGGCTACACCCTGTACTGTTCCCTTTCGGAACCTGAGGTCCTACTGCAGACATAA